A genomic region of SAR324 cluster bacterium contains the following coding sequences:
- a CDS encoding GNAT family N-acetyltransferase, with the protein MIQLRPACFSDLELPQRWDKAPHVIAAKGTEDWGWLTELNRQPDWREQLIAEVEGIPVGFLQII; encoded by the coding sequence ATGATCCAACTACGCCCAGCCTGCTTCAGCGATCTGGAACTCCCACAACGATGGGACAAGGCTCCACATGTCATTGCAGCAAAGGGCACGGAGGATTGGGGCTGGCTAACGGAACTCAACCGACAACCTGATTGGCGAGAGCAGTTAATTGCCGAAGTGGAAGGCATCCCAGTTGGATTTCTACAGATCATTG